In one Parus major isolate Abel chromosome 13, Parus_major1.1, whole genome shotgun sequence genomic region, the following are encoded:
- the DBN1 gene encoding drebrin isoform X4, producing MAGVGFAAHRLELLASYQDVIGEDSPTDWALYTYEDGSDDLKLAASGGGGLLELSGHFEIQKVMYGFCSVKDPQAVLPKYVLVNWVGEDVPDARKCACASHVAKIAEFFQGVDVIVNASSVEDIDPGAIGQRLSNGLARVSSPVLHRLRLREDENAEPVGTTYQKTDATVEMKRLNREQFWEQAKKEEELRKEEERKKALDARLRFEQERMEQERLEQEERERRYREREEQIEEHRRKQQSLEAEEARQRLKEQSIFGDQQDEDDRQQFRKSESEVEEAAAIIAQRPDNPRDFFKQQERVASGSSDAVSPGSHRTGSQSDAFRKASAAGCSPCESSPAATPLGEPGTRAPADQTPATPKESPSPSAQEPGPATPEQHWPFPGPEDKAIEPPGDEPSPRPVWTAGGDALGDLVTLEPTEPSLPPVADEPQTGEAPNPESLIDLWQSDGVTPPAAWPLPAAPVPETPPAMLPEEGALLSLDELPEPPATFCDAEQEDEDEEEAAGEGEPQSQDLGCQHTPQEDTPGRETPPITNGEMAPKDGTPGRGEQASEGYFSQSQEEEVPPSEELSAKAPQPVFYNKPPEIDITCWDTDPLPEEEESFGGAL from the exons GGCCCTCTACACATACGAGGATGGCTCTGATGACCTGAAGCTGGCAGCGTCGGGAG GTGGAGGTTTGCTGGAGCTTTCTGGCCACTTTGAGATTCAGAAGGTGATGTATGGCTTCTGCAGCGTCAAGGACCCCCAGGCCGTGCTCCCCAAATATGTCCTCGTCAACTGG GTGGGTGAGGACGTGCCGGACGCCCGCAAATGCGCCTGTGCCAGCCACGTAGCCAAGATTGCAGAGTTCTTCCAG GGTGTCGATGTCATTGTCAATGCCAGCAGCGTGGAGGACATTGACCCAGGGGCCATCGGGCAGCGGCTCTCCAACGGGCTGGCCCGTGTCTCCAGCCCGGTGCTGCACCGCCTGCGGCTGCGTGAGGACGAGAACGCCGAGCCCGTG GGCACCACTTACCAGAAAACTGATGCCACCGTGGAGATGAAGCGGCTCAACCGGGAGCAGTTCTGGGAACAGGCAAAG AAAGAGGAGGAATTGCGTAAGGAGGAAGAGCGGAAAAAGGCCCTGGATGCCCGGCTGCGGTTCGAGCAGGAGCGGATGGAGCAGGAgcggctggagcaggaggagcgGGAACGGCGCTACCGGGAGCGCGAGGAGCAGATCgaggagcacag GCggaagcagcagagcttggAGGCGGAGGAGGCCCGGCAGCGCCTGAAGGAGCAGTCCATCTTC GGGGACCAGCAAGATGAGGACGACAGGCAGCAGTTTAGGAAATCGGAGTCAGAGGTGGAG GAGGCTGCTGCCATCATCGCTCAGCGGCCTGACAACCCCCGGGACTTCTTCAAGCAGCAGGAGCGGGTGGCATCAGGCAGCAGCGATGCTGTCTCACCAGGCAGCCACAGGACAG GCAGCCAGTCGGACGCCTTCCGCAAGGCCTCGGCAGCGGGCTGCAGCCCCTGCGAGTCCAGCCCGGCCGCCACGCCGCTGGGCGAACCGGGCACCCGCGCGCCCGCTGACCAGACGCCGGCAACGCCCAAAG AGTCCCCCAGCCCCAGCGCGCAGGAGCCCGGGCCAGCCACGCCCGAGCAGCACTGGCCCTTCCCAGGGCCCGAGGACAAGGCCATCGAGCCCCCTGGGGACGAGCCCAGTCCCAGGCCAGTGTGGACAGCGGGGGGTGATGCCCTGGGGGACCTGGTGACCCTGGAGCCCACCGAGCCCTCCCTGCCACCTGTGGCTGACGAGCCCCAAACTGGGGAAGCCCCCAACCCCGAGAGCCTCATCGACCTGTGGCAGAGTGACGGGGTGACTCCCCCAGCTGCCTGgcccctgcctgctgcccctgTCCCCGAGACACCCCCGGCCATGCTGCCCGAGGAGGGGGCCCTGCTGAGCCTGGATGAGCTGCCTGAGCCCCCCGCCACCTTCTGCGACGcggagcaggaggatgaggatgaggaggaggcagctggcGAGGGAGAACCCCAGTCTCAGGATCTGGGCTGCCAGCACACGCCCCAGGAAGACACCCCGGGCCGAGAGACGCCCCCCATCACCAATGGGGAGATGGCCCCCAAGGACGGGACACCGGGTCGTGGGGAGCAG GCCAGCGAGGGCTACTTCAGCCAGtcccaggaggaggaggtgccCCCCTCCGAGGAGCTGTCGGCCAAAGCCCCCCAGCCCGTCTTCTACAACAAACCCCCAG AAATCGACATCACGTGCTGGGATACAGACCCTCTGCCCGAGGAAGAGGAGAGCTTTGGGGGGGCCCTGTAA
- the PRR7 gene encoding proline-rich protein 7 isoform X2: protein MVMSQGTYTFLTCFAGFWLIWGLIVLLCCFCSYLRRRVKRQQEERLREQSLRALEMEPLHYEGYGGSPPGIAIPHRLRLEPHHHHHHPHHIPPPRPWSCRHESDLSKPPCYEEALLMAEPPPPYSEVLMDTRGLYRKINAPFLSHERLEKQEQPPSYKPLFLDAGYGSALHLPRSASPGPACPDLYLQQECSPRMFPSWTDSELSSRDTYETGPWHLPVSMPLFGRTTAV, encoded by the exons ATGGTGATGTCCCAGGGCACCTACACCTTCCTCACCTGCTTCGCGGGCTTCTGGCTCATCTGGGGCCTCATcgtgctgctgtgctgcttctgcagctaCCTGCGGCGGCGGGTGAAGCGGCAGCAGGAGGAGCGGCTGCGGGAGCAGAGCCTGCGCGCGCTGGAGATGGAGCCACTGCACTACGAGGGTTACGGGGGCAGCCCCCCCGGCATCGCCATTCCCCACCGCCTCCGCCTCGAGCcccaccatcaccatcatcacccCCACCACATCCCACCCCCCCGGCCCTGGAGCTGCCGGCACG AGTCGGACCTGTCAAAGCCGCCGTGCTATGAGGAGGCACTGCTGATGGCAGAGCCCCCCCCGCCGTACAGCGAGGTGCTGATGGACACGCGGGGGCTCTACCGCAAAATCAACGCCCCTTTCCTGAGCCATGAGCGGctggagaagcaggagcagcctcccAGCTACAAACCCCTTTTCCTGGACGCCGGCTACGGTTCAGCGCTGCACCTGCCCCGCTCAGCCAGCCCCGGCCCTGCCTGCCCGGACCTCTACCTGCAGCAGGAGTGCTCCCCACGCATGTTTCCCAGCTGGACGGACTcggagctcagcagcagggacacctaCGAGACGGGACCCTGGCACCTCCCGGTCTCCATGCCCCTCTTCGGCAGGACTACCGCTGTCTAA
- the DBN1 gene encoding drebrin isoform X1, with product MAGVGFAAHRLELLASYQDVIGEDSPTDWALYTYEDGSDDLKLAASGGGGLLELSGHFEIQKVMYGFCSVKDPQAVLPKYVLVNWVGEDVPDARKCACASHVAKIAEFFQGVDVIVNASSVEDIDPGAIGQRLSNGLARVSSPVLHRLRLREDENAEPVGTTYQKTDATVEMKRLNREQFWEQAKKEEELRKEEERKKALDARLRFEQERMEQERLEQEERERRYREREEQIEEHRRKQQSLEAEEARQRLKEQSIFGDQQDEDDRQQFRKSESEVEEAAAIIAQRPDNPRDFFKQQERVASGSSDAVSPGSHRTGRLHCPFIKTADSGPPSSSSSSSSPPRTPFPYISCHRTPNLSSFFPCSQSDAFRKASAAGCSPCESSPAATPLGEPGTRAPADQTPATPKGGRRAGAASPCPGLPESPSPSAQEPGPATPEQHWPFPGPEDKAIEPPGDEPSPRPVWTAGGDALGDLVTLEPTEPSLPPVADEPQTGEAPNPESLIDLWQSDGVTPPAAWPLPAAPVPETPPAMLPEEGALLSLDELPEPPATFCDAEQEDEDEEEAAGEGEPQSQDLGCQHTPQEDTPGRETPPITNGEMAPKDGTPGRGEQASEGYFSQSQEEEVPPSEELSAKAPQPVFYNKPPEIDITCWDTDPLPEEEESFGGAL from the exons GGCCCTCTACACATACGAGGATGGCTCTGATGACCTGAAGCTGGCAGCGTCGGGAG GTGGAGGTTTGCTGGAGCTTTCTGGCCACTTTGAGATTCAGAAGGTGATGTATGGCTTCTGCAGCGTCAAGGACCCCCAGGCCGTGCTCCCCAAATATGTCCTCGTCAACTGG GTGGGTGAGGACGTGCCGGACGCCCGCAAATGCGCCTGTGCCAGCCACGTAGCCAAGATTGCAGAGTTCTTCCAG GGTGTCGATGTCATTGTCAATGCCAGCAGCGTGGAGGACATTGACCCAGGGGCCATCGGGCAGCGGCTCTCCAACGGGCTGGCCCGTGTCTCCAGCCCGGTGCTGCACCGCCTGCGGCTGCGTGAGGACGAGAACGCCGAGCCCGTG GGCACCACTTACCAGAAAACTGATGCCACCGTGGAGATGAAGCGGCTCAACCGGGAGCAGTTCTGGGAACAGGCAAAG AAAGAGGAGGAATTGCGTAAGGAGGAAGAGCGGAAAAAGGCCCTGGATGCCCGGCTGCGGTTCGAGCAGGAGCGGATGGAGCAGGAgcggctggagcaggaggagcgGGAACGGCGCTACCGGGAGCGCGAGGAGCAGATCgaggagcacag GCggaagcagcagagcttggAGGCGGAGGAGGCCCGGCAGCGCCTGAAGGAGCAGTCCATCTTC GGGGACCAGCAAGATGAGGACGACAGGCAGCAGTTTAGGAAATCGGAGTCAGAGGTGGAG GAGGCTGCTGCCATCATCGCTCAGCGGCCTGACAACCCCCGGGACTTCTTCAAGCAGCAGGAGCGGGTGGCATCAGGCAGCAGCGATGCTGTCTCACCAGGCAGCCACAGGACAG GTCGTCTGCACTGTCCTTTCATAAAGACAGCTGACAGTGGACcaccttcttcctcctcctcctcctcctcccccccacGGACCCCCTTCCCCTATATCTCCTGCCACCGCACTccaaatctctcctctttcttcccat GCAGCCAGTCGGACGCCTTCCGCAAGGCCTCGGCAGCGGGCTGCAGCCCCTGCGAGTCCAGCCCGGCCGCCACGCCGCTGGGCGAACCGGGCACCCGCGCGCCCGCTGACCAGACGCCGGCAACGCCCAAAGGTGGGCGCAGGGCTGGCGctgcctccccctgcccagggctgcccg AGTCCCCCAGCCCCAGCGCGCAGGAGCCCGGGCCAGCCACGCCCGAGCAGCACTGGCCCTTCCCAGGGCCCGAGGACAAGGCCATCGAGCCCCCTGGGGACGAGCCCAGTCCCAGGCCAGTGTGGACAGCGGGGGGTGATGCCCTGGGGGACCTGGTGACCCTGGAGCCCACCGAGCCCTCCCTGCCACCTGTGGCTGACGAGCCCCAAACTGGGGAAGCCCCCAACCCCGAGAGCCTCATCGACCTGTGGCAGAGTGACGGGGTGACTCCCCCAGCTGCCTGgcccctgcctgctgcccctgTCCCCGAGACACCCCCGGCCATGCTGCCCGAGGAGGGGGCCCTGCTGAGCCTGGATGAGCTGCCTGAGCCCCCCGCCACCTTCTGCGACGcggagcaggaggatgaggatgaggaggaggcagctggcGAGGGAGAACCCCAGTCTCAGGATCTGGGCTGCCAGCACACGCCCCAGGAAGACACCCCGGGCCGAGAGACGCCCCCCATCACCAATGGGGAGATGGCCCCCAAGGACGGGACACCGGGTCGTGGGGAGCAG GCCAGCGAGGGCTACTTCAGCCAGtcccaggaggaggaggtgccCCCCTCCGAGGAGCTGTCGGCCAAAGCCCCCCAGCCCGTCTTCTACAACAAACCCCCAG AAATCGACATCACGTGCTGGGATACAGACCCTCTGCCCGAGGAAGAGGAGAGCTTTGGGGGGGCCCTGTAA
- the DBN1 gene encoding drebrin isoform X3, with the protein MAGVGFAAHRLELLASYQDVIGEDSPTDWALYTYEDGSDDLKLAASGGGGLLELSGHFEIQKVMYGFCSVKDPQAVLPKYVLVNWVGEDVPDARKCACASHVAKIAEFFQGVDVIVNASSVEDIDPGAIGQRLSNGLARVSSPVLHRLRLREDENAEPVGTTYQKTDATVEMKRLNREQFWEQAKKEEELRKEEERKKALDARLRFEQERMEQERLEQEERERRYREREEQIEEHRRKQQSLEAEEARQRLKEQSIFGDQQDEDDRQQFRKSESEVEEAAAIIAQRPDNPRDFFKQQERVASGSSDAVSPGSHRTGSQSDAFRKASAAGCSPCESSPAATPLGEPGTRAPADQTPATPKGGRRAGAASPCPGLPESPSPSAQEPGPATPEQHWPFPGPEDKAIEPPGDEPSPRPVWTAGGDALGDLVTLEPTEPSLPPVADEPQTGEAPNPESLIDLWQSDGVTPPAAWPLPAAPVPETPPAMLPEEGALLSLDELPEPPATFCDAEQEDEDEEEAAGEGEPQSQDLGCQHTPQEDTPGRETPPITNGEMAPKDGTPGRGEQASEGYFSQSQEEEVPPSEELSAKAPQPVFYNKPPEIDITCWDTDPLPEEEESFGGAL; encoded by the exons GGCCCTCTACACATACGAGGATGGCTCTGATGACCTGAAGCTGGCAGCGTCGGGAG GTGGAGGTTTGCTGGAGCTTTCTGGCCACTTTGAGATTCAGAAGGTGATGTATGGCTTCTGCAGCGTCAAGGACCCCCAGGCCGTGCTCCCCAAATATGTCCTCGTCAACTGG GTGGGTGAGGACGTGCCGGACGCCCGCAAATGCGCCTGTGCCAGCCACGTAGCCAAGATTGCAGAGTTCTTCCAG GGTGTCGATGTCATTGTCAATGCCAGCAGCGTGGAGGACATTGACCCAGGGGCCATCGGGCAGCGGCTCTCCAACGGGCTGGCCCGTGTCTCCAGCCCGGTGCTGCACCGCCTGCGGCTGCGTGAGGACGAGAACGCCGAGCCCGTG GGCACCACTTACCAGAAAACTGATGCCACCGTGGAGATGAAGCGGCTCAACCGGGAGCAGTTCTGGGAACAGGCAAAG AAAGAGGAGGAATTGCGTAAGGAGGAAGAGCGGAAAAAGGCCCTGGATGCCCGGCTGCGGTTCGAGCAGGAGCGGATGGAGCAGGAgcggctggagcaggaggagcgGGAACGGCGCTACCGGGAGCGCGAGGAGCAGATCgaggagcacag GCggaagcagcagagcttggAGGCGGAGGAGGCCCGGCAGCGCCTGAAGGAGCAGTCCATCTTC GGGGACCAGCAAGATGAGGACGACAGGCAGCAGTTTAGGAAATCGGAGTCAGAGGTGGAG GAGGCTGCTGCCATCATCGCTCAGCGGCCTGACAACCCCCGGGACTTCTTCAAGCAGCAGGAGCGGGTGGCATCAGGCAGCAGCGATGCTGTCTCACCAGGCAGCCACAGGACAG GCAGCCAGTCGGACGCCTTCCGCAAGGCCTCGGCAGCGGGCTGCAGCCCCTGCGAGTCCAGCCCGGCCGCCACGCCGCTGGGCGAACCGGGCACCCGCGCGCCCGCTGACCAGACGCCGGCAACGCCCAAAGGTGGGCGCAGGGCTGGCGctgcctccccctgcccagggctgcccg AGTCCCCCAGCCCCAGCGCGCAGGAGCCCGGGCCAGCCACGCCCGAGCAGCACTGGCCCTTCCCAGGGCCCGAGGACAAGGCCATCGAGCCCCCTGGGGACGAGCCCAGTCCCAGGCCAGTGTGGACAGCGGGGGGTGATGCCCTGGGGGACCTGGTGACCCTGGAGCCCACCGAGCCCTCCCTGCCACCTGTGGCTGACGAGCCCCAAACTGGGGAAGCCCCCAACCCCGAGAGCCTCATCGACCTGTGGCAGAGTGACGGGGTGACTCCCCCAGCTGCCTGgcccctgcctgctgcccctgTCCCCGAGACACCCCCGGCCATGCTGCCCGAGGAGGGGGCCCTGCTGAGCCTGGATGAGCTGCCTGAGCCCCCCGCCACCTTCTGCGACGcggagcaggaggatgaggatgaggaggaggcagctggcGAGGGAGAACCCCAGTCTCAGGATCTGGGCTGCCAGCACACGCCCCAGGAAGACACCCCGGGCCGAGAGACGCCCCCCATCACCAATGGGGAGATGGCCCCCAAGGACGGGACACCGGGTCGTGGGGAGCAG GCCAGCGAGGGCTACTTCAGCCAGtcccaggaggaggaggtgccCCCCTCCGAGGAGCTGTCGGCCAAAGCCCCCCAGCCCGTCTTCTACAACAAACCCCCAG AAATCGACATCACGTGCTGGGATACAGACCCTCTGCCCGAGGAAGAGGAGAGCTTTGGGGGGGCCCTGTAA
- the DBN1 gene encoding drebrin isoform X2 codes for MAGVGFAAHRLELLASYQDVIGEDSPTDWALYTYEDGSDDLKLAASGGGGLLELSGHFEIQKVMYGFCSVKDPQAVLPKYVLVNWVGEDVPDARKCACASHVAKIAEFFQGVDVIVNASSVEDIDPGAIGQRLSNGLARVSSPVLHRLRLREDENAEPVGTTYQKTDATVEMKRLNREQFWEQAKKEEELRKEEERKKALDARLRFEQERMEQERLEQEERERRYREREEQIEEHRRKQQSLEAEEARQRLKEQSIFGDQQDEDDRQQFRKSESEVEEAAAIIAQRPDNPRDFFKQQERVASGSSDAVSPGSHRTGRLHCPFIKTADSGPPSSSSSSSSPPRTPFPYISCHRTPNLSSFFPCSQSDAFRKASAAGCSPCESSPAATPLGEPGTRAPADQTPATPKESPSPSAQEPGPATPEQHWPFPGPEDKAIEPPGDEPSPRPVWTAGGDALGDLVTLEPTEPSLPPVADEPQTGEAPNPESLIDLWQSDGVTPPAAWPLPAAPVPETPPAMLPEEGALLSLDELPEPPATFCDAEQEDEDEEEAAGEGEPQSQDLGCQHTPQEDTPGRETPPITNGEMAPKDGTPGRGEQASEGYFSQSQEEEVPPSEELSAKAPQPVFYNKPPEIDITCWDTDPLPEEEESFGGAL; via the exons GGCCCTCTACACATACGAGGATGGCTCTGATGACCTGAAGCTGGCAGCGTCGGGAG GTGGAGGTTTGCTGGAGCTTTCTGGCCACTTTGAGATTCAGAAGGTGATGTATGGCTTCTGCAGCGTCAAGGACCCCCAGGCCGTGCTCCCCAAATATGTCCTCGTCAACTGG GTGGGTGAGGACGTGCCGGACGCCCGCAAATGCGCCTGTGCCAGCCACGTAGCCAAGATTGCAGAGTTCTTCCAG GGTGTCGATGTCATTGTCAATGCCAGCAGCGTGGAGGACATTGACCCAGGGGCCATCGGGCAGCGGCTCTCCAACGGGCTGGCCCGTGTCTCCAGCCCGGTGCTGCACCGCCTGCGGCTGCGTGAGGACGAGAACGCCGAGCCCGTG GGCACCACTTACCAGAAAACTGATGCCACCGTGGAGATGAAGCGGCTCAACCGGGAGCAGTTCTGGGAACAGGCAAAG AAAGAGGAGGAATTGCGTAAGGAGGAAGAGCGGAAAAAGGCCCTGGATGCCCGGCTGCGGTTCGAGCAGGAGCGGATGGAGCAGGAgcggctggagcaggaggagcgGGAACGGCGCTACCGGGAGCGCGAGGAGCAGATCgaggagcacag GCggaagcagcagagcttggAGGCGGAGGAGGCCCGGCAGCGCCTGAAGGAGCAGTCCATCTTC GGGGACCAGCAAGATGAGGACGACAGGCAGCAGTTTAGGAAATCGGAGTCAGAGGTGGAG GAGGCTGCTGCCATCATCGCTCAGCGGCCTGACAACCCCCGGGACTTCTTCAAGCAGCAGGAGCGGGTGGCATCAGGCAGCAGCGATGCTGTCTCACCAGGCAGCCACAGGACAG GTCGTCTGCACTGTCCTTTCATAAAGACAGCTGACAGTGGACcaccttcttcctcctcctcctcctcctcccccccacGGACCCCCTTCCCCTATATCTCCTGCCACCGCACTccaaatctctcctctttcttcccat GCAGCCAGTCGGACGCCTTCCGCAAGGCCTCGGCAGCGGGCTGCAGCCCCTGCGAGTCCAGCCCGGCCGCCACGCCGCTGGGCGAACCGGGCACCCGCGCGCCCGCTGACCAGACGCCGGCAACGCCCAAAG AGTCCCCCAGCCCCAGCGCGCAGGAGCCCGGGCCAGCCACGCCCGAGCAGCACTGGCCCTTCCCAGGGCCCGAGGACAAGGCCATCGAGCCCCCTGGGGACGAGCCCAGTCCCAGGCCAGTGTGGACAGCGGGGGGTGATGCCCTGGGGGACCTGGTGACCCTGGAGCCCACCGAGCCCTCCCTGCCACCTGTGGCTGACGAGCCCCAAACTGGGGAAGCCCCCAACCCCGAGAGCCTCATCGACCTGTGGCAGAGTGACGGGGTGACTCCCCCAGCTGCCTGgcccctgcctgctgcccctgTCCCCGAGACACCCCCGGCCATGCTGCCCGAGGAGGGGGCCCTGCTGAGCCTGGATGAGCTGCCTGAGCCCCCCGCCACCTTCTGCGACGcggagcaggaggatgaggatgaggaggaggcagctggcGAGGGAGAACCCCAGTCTCAGGATCTGGGCTGCCAGCACACGCCCCAGGAAGACACCCCGGGCCGAGAGACGCCCCCCATCACCAATGGGGAGATGGCCCCCAAGGACGGGACACCGGGTCGTGGGGAGCAG GCCAGCGAGGGCTACTTCAGCCAGtcccaggaggaggaggtgccCCCCTCCGAGGAGCTGTCGGCCAAAGCCCCCCAGCCCGTCTTCTACAACAAACCCCCAG AAATCGACATCACGTGCTGGGATACAGACCCTCTGCCCGAGGAAGAGGAGAGCTTTGGGGGGGCCCTGTAA
- the PRR7 gene encoding proline-rich protein 7 isoform X1 produces the protein MVMSQGTYTFLTCFAGFWLIWGLIVLLCCFCSYLRRRVKRQQEERLREQSLRALEMEPLHYEGYGGSPPGIAIPHRLRLEPHHHHHHPHHIPPPRPWSCRHGVRGGLCLAESDLSKPPCYEEALLMAEPPPPYSEVLMDTRGLYRKINAPFLSHERLEKQEQPPSYKPLFLDAGYGSALHLPRSASPGPACPDLYLQQECSPRMFPSWTDSELSSRDTYETGPWHLPVSMPLFGRTTAV, from the exons ATGGTGATGTCCCAGGGCACCTACACCTTCCTCACCTGCTTCGCGGGCTTCTGGCTCATCTGGGGCCTCATcgtgctgctgtgctgcttctgcagctaCCTGCGGCGGCGGGTGAAGCGGCAGCAGGAGGAGCGGCTGCGGGAGCAGAGCCTGCGCGCGCTGGAGATGGAGCCACTGCACTACGAGGGTTACGGGGGCAGCCCCCCCGGCATCGCCATTCCCCACCGCCTCCGCCTCGAGCcccaccatcaccatcatcacccCCACCACATCCCACCCCCCCGGCCCTGGAGCTGCCGGCACG GGGTCCGGGGGGGGCTTTGCCTTGCAGAGTCGGACCTGTCAAAGCCGCCGTGCTATGAGGAGGCACTGCTGATGGCAGAGCCCCCCCCGCCGTACAGCGAGGTGCTGATGGACACGCGGGGGCTCTACCGCAAAATCAACGCCCCTTTCCTGAGCCATGAGCGGctggagaagcaggagcagcctcccAGCTACAAACCCCTTTTCCTGGACGCCGGCTACGGTTCAGCGCTGCACCTGCCCCGCTCAGCCAGCCCCGGCCCTGCCTGCCCGGACCTCTACCTGCAGCAGGAGTGCTCCCCACGCATGTTTCCCAGCTGGACGGACTcggagctcagcagcagggacacctaCGAGACGGGACCCTGGCACCTCCCGGTCTCCATGCCCCTCTTCGGCAGGACTACCGCTGTCTAA